One Gadus chalcogrammus isolate NIFS_2021 chromosome 7, NIFS_Gcha_1.0, whole genome shotgun sequence genomic window, caagCAAAAAGTAAagtagtgtgcgtgcgtgcatgcatgtcaaCAATGGGGATGACCAGATGGGAAAGCAAAGTGTTTACCTTGTATATCCTAACTAGCCAGTGTTCTGTCGTGTAGGCCTCCTCCAACACGTCCAGCTCAAAGTCTTTGTTCCCGATCTCTGCATTCCTCACCCTGTCGTAACCTGGTGGGCGCTCTGCAGATACAAGGCATTACACTGGGGTCAAACTTAACATCTTAGCATTAGCCACAATGCCCATGAATAGAACAGCATTCAATTATCGAAAGACAGTAAATATTGAGGTCATATCGCATATGTTCATAAGCGCATATGTTCCTAGCACCAGCAACGAGAATAGGGGATCCAAAAATAAGTCTCCCCTGCATCCCAACTAGAGCATTTAAACAAAAGGAAGCCGTGAGAGCACGTAAGGGTAGGAGCCTGGATCCTTGAGTTTGGTTTTTTGTGACTCACTGGCTTCGGTGTAGACCTGTCCGAAGCGGTAGTAGCACATCTTGTACATGAGGCAGTTGAGCAGCACAGGGGAGCCCTCGCGGTCCACCCGGAACTCCCCGGTGGGCGTGTAGTAGTCGTGCTCTTTGATGTGCTTTCCCGTGTCCGTGCTGCCTCCGATTCGCACCATCCACAGGAACTTGTTGATGTCTGGAGGGGGGGCCGACATGGTacatggactgcatttatatagcgcttttttgtAACCAGGCCAACCAAAGCGCCtcacaatattgcctaacattcacacactgacggtggagtcagccatgcaaggtgacagccttGCATGGTCGGGAGCAGTAAGGAtgtggtgccttgctcagggacacctcaacactaaAGGTAGGAGgcgccagggatcgaactagcaaactttagcggttaccagccaacccgctctacctcctgagctactgccgccctggTTGGAGAAAAGACAGGGGTTCTACAGAGCGATGTAGTTACAGGTAATAAAACTGGTATTTTTTCAGCCCCCCTTAAggcgagaggaagaggaataGAGAAAGACAAGGCAGCAGTTGGAACAAGGCTGTGTCGTTTTCTTGTCATGCGATAGAAAACCGGTTTTGGCAGGTGTGTTGCTGCCTGCGATGGCATTTTCACTGATGTGAAAACGCCTCTTTGACTTGACATGTCAGTAGAATGTGCAAGTGAGACTCCAGACACCAGCTGTGATGTCACATCAAAAACAATTCAAATCCAACCACTCACGCTTAACCCAGAAATTCAAACCAGCCAATCAACCAGGCAGTGGCTGCTTCATCCCGACCTACCGTCTGAGGAGTAGCCTGTGAGTCCGCCGAAGATGACCAGGACGTAGCTGACGTCCAGCTCCCTCATGATATCATAGGCCTTCTCCTCCGTCGACGCCATGGCCTTCACGTGGACAAGAAGTGGGCAAGGTGAGGCATACTCCCTTGAGAGCGGATGCGGTTAACAGTTTGGGATTGAGACCCGGAGCAGGGCAGCTCACCTGTCCCACGCGGGAGATGTGAGTGTTGTTCCACGTGTTGTTGTCGACTAAAATCGTTCGATTAGCCATGGCCGTAATCTGATAGCCGTAATCCCACCAGGACATGACCTTGGCAtcctggagacagaggaggaaacCGCAAAGTTCAGTAAAATATATCCTCTTCAACATCAATGTCCAATAAGTCTAAATACAACAATATTTGACCAATTTGTGAAATGCATCAATATTCCATTTCATTCCATAACCATTAAGGCACCAGAGAGAGTTGCTGAATGGTGAACTATTCACCTGTCAGACGCTAGGCCTCTTTTGTATTGGATTATTGCTAAAACCCTGGTGCTTGGTTTGCTTTTTCTGAACAAAGGCCTAAACAACACTAGAAGGAACATACAGACGATAATTACCCAGTCCCATTAAAAAGTTATAATAGTATTCTGTTACGCCATCTAGCGATAACCATCCATGGCAACCATTAAAACTCTGCCCTTGATAAACACCCATTCATTCGCTGAACTTGAACTTGTTAGCTGCACAGGCACTCTCTGACGGCACGGGGCTGCCTGCCCGGGACTGCCCGCACGGGGGCTCACCTCGGGGGTGTTGTGGCGCAGCCAGTAGTATGCCTCTCTGAAGTCGTCGAAGATGATGCGGCTGCCGTCGCCACCGCGGGCTGACAGCacgatggagggggaggagtacgCCTCGCTGGTCACCCAGGTGGAGTGGAAGGTGTAAGTGATCAGGAAGAAGGCCATGACCAGAATCATCCCACTGGCCACctagtggagagggagggaagggcgGGGACGTGAAGGAGGGGTTAACAAAATGACCTTTAACGGATGTGATGCCATCTGTTGGAGCAGGAGCACAATATGAAAGATCTGACTTGATGGATTTATATTCATATGAATTTAACTCTATAAGTTTTATTGTCCTTTTGTTGAGTTAAGGCAATTAAATAAAGTGTGGTTTATTACcagttacattttttttacaattatgtTACGCTTTCAATTACTTATTAGCATTACACTGTGACTACTACAATAAAAACTTTATGATAATGTGGGTTTTtgatcgttttcaaaaaagggTCCTAAATCattcataaaaacataaaacgCGTCGTTAAATGTCGGCACAGCAGGAATGTAAATGCATGTTAGGTTCCATGAGGATTTCTGCTACCACACCTTCCACATCTACACCAAGGTGGTGGTTCAACTCCGAGCCGCTCAAATATTGACATGCGCCGATAACACGCAATGCGACTATGCACCTAGCGAGAGGTCTGCTACTGTGAGGCTTCTCCCTTAAGTAAACAATGTTGGCAAATTCTCACTTGACATGTCACAGAACAATTTGCCAACATTGTTTACTTAAGGGAGAAGCCGATTAAAATAAACCTTGAATTATTAAAAAAGCACAACTTTTTAAAAGGAATTACACTTTGCTACCAATGTACACAAACTGTGTCAACAACTCTTCTGTTGTGTGCTTTAGGGTCCAGAAAATTATTATTCTgcaaataaaccaaaagccaTGCAGAAGTGAACGCTGGTGCCATCTGGTGGCAGCCGGGCTCTGCCTACCTCGTTCTTGATGGGGTAGGTGGCGTCCTGCTGCTTCTTGCTCTTCTTGTCCGGCCGGCTCACGTCCAGGTTCTTCATGTAGGTGGTCAGCACCTGCGACACGCCGATGCCCGACAGGATGCACATGACTGGGGCCAGCACCAGCATCAGACGCACCTGGAAGGATGGAGAATGTGGGGCGTCAAGGACTACAAACATGGCTTCCACCCTTTTTTTAGACGCATGACTGATGTCCGAGGCTGAAATTTTCCCCTGCCTCCACTGCAAAGGGGAAGAATGGTGGGGTGGCTGGTTCCAAGCCATGTTGTCATTTATTCAACAAGCCATAATTATTTAAAGGTAGTTAGAGCTATGTGTAAAACGTGCACTGTACTGGTATATCATGCGTTATGATTCACTACTCTCCGAGTATCCCCGAGACAACTTTCTCCAATATTTTTGAATACAGGCTGTAACAATTTTAAACgctctgtgtcaatgttacaCATTGTACCTTTAATTATTGACTTAAATCTAAATTAATATACATTTGAGTATTTATACAATACTAAAAATCGCCTGAGGGTTTAAAATATATGCACTTTCCATTGACATCAAACTAAAAAGGGGTTATGAGTTGGGATCCAAAACCACTAAGGACTGGAGGTAAGCAGTGTTAGGTTCGAGGAGATTGAGTATACACGTTAAGGCCTTACCATGACGGCGGAGAAGTACATGCTGGTGACTCCAtacatgatgatgaagatgcgGGCATCGGAAAGGTTGTTGAAGCAGTAGTATAGACCCACTGGAAGTTCAGGGAAATAAGAGAGGGTCATTTATACAGCAATTAAAGTACTAAAGCCTTTAAGATGTTGAACTAGTAAATTCAAAGTCCATTCTGAGGCATCCACATGGACTACACTACAGTATATCTTACACAATAATAAACTATTATTCTTCATGAATTGTAAAAGCACACCGTCTAGGAATGGCCCGACTACAACTATGAACTATTGAACCATTTAGCAAATTTTGACCCAAATGACTTGCAGTGAGTTCAGATCTacgtcattgaggagcaggtaggggcccGGGTCGCTTGCTCAAGGATGCGTACAGGTATAACATTGAccatggggatcgaacccagagcTGGGGTCAAACTGCCCTAACCACTAGATTTCCCAGGCCCTTATTTATCGTGGTGATCCACatgtggggtgtgtgtctgtgtgcatgggtgtcTCTCTACGTACCGGGGAACATGAAgaccagcagctgcaggtcaaaGTAGTAGGAGGACCAGGTGGTGGGCTGGTGCTCAGAGACGGAGGCGATGATGGGGATGTTGTTCTTGGCGTAGGAGGGGTCCAGCAGCGAGTAGAAGCGACCCGTCCAGGGAGAGATCTTACCTGATGACAAcaagacacacgcatacagtaAGACACCAGGACCCACAACTCAGATACCCCCCCCTTAAAGGCCTCTCATCAAGCCAAAGTTTAAAAATGCACAGCAGGAATTGCATTAAAGAAATAATCAATTATGATCGAAGATTAAATGACGACTAGTTGTGGGGAATCTAAACGTTCCGATCATAGGCAATATTAAAACAAGACACGGAATTATGACGTGGTTTGTGCCGTTTCGCCAGACATTCTAGAATGATATACATCACAGATCcttacccgcacacacacacacacacacacacacacacacacacacacacacacacacacacacacacacacacacacacacacacacacacacacacacacacacacacacacacacacacacacacacacacaccgccccttACCAGTCAGCATGAGGACGGTTCCGGCGGAGAGGATGACGAAGCCCACCAGGGAGATGACGCTCTTGAAGAGCACCTCAAACTGCTGGGTGTTGAGCTTGCTGCGCAGGTAGTCCACAAAGGCGTGGATCTGGCACAGGCCGAACACGCCGAAGGCCGCCATGTGTTCCGAGGACTGCACGGGCTGGTTGCACGGACCCGGGGAGGAGTTGGTTAGCAACACGAGGAAAAGGCTCTGCAGAACATTTACTATGCAGCTTGCTGTGACCACTTCTGTAGCCGTAACATGCAATCGTATGTGCTTAACAAAAACTAAACATAAGATGGTACGGGAAATTCACACCGCAATTAGACCTGGGTCATTATGATCAGCCCCGTAACAAAATCGGCACATGACATCGAATATATATATGCAGCAATAATTTATTGCAACCTCTCCCAGGTCAAGGAGGGGAAGTGGAGGGTGAAAGGCGGGTTACCTGGAAGCCAACAAAGGAGATCTGCATGGAGAGGATGGTGCCCAGGCAGTACACGGTGCAGTAGGCCACGTAGATGCGGTGAGAGAAGCGGCCCGTGAGCATCAAGACCAGCACGTGGAGGGGGATCAGGTTGATAAGGAACACGTAGCCACCCCAGGAGGACACCTGTGTGTAGAGAaaacccccaacacacacacacacacacacacacacacacacacacacacacacacacacacacacacacacacacacacacacacacacacacacacacacacacacacacacacacacacacacacactttaaatct contains:
- the stt3a gene encoding dolichyl-diphosphooligosaccharide--protein glycosyltransferase subunit STT3A; the protein is MTKLGFLRLSYEKQDTLLKLLILSMAAILSFSTRLFSVLRFESVIHEFDPYFNYRTTRFLTEEGFYKFHNWFDDRAWYPLGRIIGGTIYPGLMVTSAALYHTLHFFHITIDIRNVCVFLAPLFSSFTTIVTYHFTKELKDAGAGLLAAAMIAIVPGYISRSVAGSYDNEGIAIFCMLLTYYMWIKAVNTGSVYWSSICALAYFYMVSSWGGYVFLINLIPLHVLVLMLTGRFSHRIYVAYCTVYCLGTILSMQISFVGFQPVQSSEHMAAFGVFGLCQIHAFVDYLRSKLNTQQFEVLFKSVISLVGFVILSAGTVLMLTGKISPWTGRFYSLLDPSYAKNNIPIIASVSEHQPTTWSSYYFDLQLLVFMFPVGLYYCFNNLSDARIFIIMYGVTSMYFSAVMVRLMLVLAPVMCILSGIGVSQVLTTYMKNLDVSRPDKKSKKQQDATYPIKNEVASGMILVMAFFLITYTFHSTWVTSEAYSSPSIVLSARGGDGSRIIFDDFREAYYWLRHNTPEDAKVMSWWDYGYQITAMANRTILVDNNTWNNTHISRVGQAMASTEEKAYDIMRELDVSYVLVIFGGLTGYSSDDINKFLWMVRIGGSTDTGKHIKEHDYYTPTGEFRVDREGSPVLLNCLMYKMCYYRFGQVYTEAKRPPGYDRVRNAEIGNKDFELDVLEEAYTTEHWLVRIYKVKDLDNRGLSRT